Proteins encoded in a region of the Burkholderia ubonensis subsp. mesacidophila genome:
- the mdcB gene encoding triphosphoribosyl-dephospho-CoA synthase MdcB: MSAAVLLCALPAAQSEAERIAALAERSLLLEIETYPKPGLVSHVDAGSHADMDASTFARSAQALRPYFAELADAGARDAEMAALRKIGLRAEHAMLAATGGVNTHRGAIFGLGLLCAAAGRRGRPDAAPHGPTLGASVARRWGADILGGPRLPGSHGERASRRYGVGGARGEAAGGFETVYRVGLLALRRAARDVPGDREAARVDACFALIAALDDTNLLHRGGQAGLAFAQATARAFVARGGVRAPDWRSRAAAAHRAFVARRLSPGGAADLLAMSVFVNLLECDGAAR; this comes from the coding sequence ATGAGCGCTGCAGTGCTGCTGTGCGCGCTGCCGGCGGCGCAGTCCGAGGCCGAACGCATCGCGGCGCTCGCCGAGCGCAGCCTGCTGCTCGAGATCGAGACCTATCCGAAACCGGGGCTCGTCAGCCACGTCGATGCAGGCAGCCATGCGGACATGGATGCGTCGACGTTCGCGCGCAGCGCGCAGGCATTGCGGCCGTATTTCGCGGAACTGGCCGACGCGGGCGCGCGCGACGCGGAAATGGCCGCGCTGCGCAAGATCGGCCTGCGCGCCGAGCACGCGATGCTCGCCGCGACGGGCGGCGTCAACACGCATCGCGGCGCGATCTTCGGGCTCGGGTTGCTGTGCGCGGCGGCGGGCCGTCGCGGCAGGCCGGATGCGGCGCCGCACGGCCCGACGCTCGGCGCGTCGGTCGCGCGCCGCTGGGGCGCGGACATTCTCGGCGGGCCGCGGCTGCCCGGCAGCCACGGCGAACGCGCGAGCCGCCGCTACGGCGTCGGCGGCGCGCGCGGCGAAGCGGCCGGCGGATTCGAAACCGTGTATCGGGTCGGGCTGCTCGCGCTGCGCCGTGCGGCGCGCGACGTGCCGGGCGACCGGGAAGCGGCGCGCGTCGACGCGTGCTTTGCACTGATCGCCGCGCTCGACGATACGAACCTGCTGCACCGGGGCGGGCAGGCGGGCCTCGCGTTCGCGCAGGCGACCGCGCGCGCGTTCGTCGCGCGCGGCGGCGTGCGTGCGCCCGACTGGCGCAGCCGCGCCGCCGCCGCGCATCGCGCGTTCGTCGCGCGGCGGCTGAGCCCGGGCGGCGCGGCCGACCTGCTCGCGATGAGCGTGTTCGTCAACCTGCTGGAATGCGACGGGGCGGCGCGATGA
- the mdcG gene encoding malonate decarboxylase holo-[acyl-carrier-protein] synthase translates to MNSLAPRSDAPLRRHTLVTLTAAGWAALFARDAALAADAPVCRWAERGWPLVVRRTLPGESGDSGVPLGIPLPPSAGKRRIAVSVGADALASVGAPPAFAAVLGAAPAAWRQPLLDLDGLGARCGVQGRVFGSLAWQALTGEPYLTGASDLDVFFPLPGIAHAATLLDGLAAIDAHAPMHVDGELLRDDGAGVNWRELHAGLPDVAIKTADGVALGSAAGFLAGSVQ, encoded by the coding sequence ATGAACTCGCTCGCGCCGCGCAGTGACGCGCCGCTGCGGCGCCACACCCTCGTCACGCTGACGGCGGCGGGGTGGGCGGCGCTGTTCGCGCGCGACGCGGCGCTCGCCGCCGACGCGCCCGTGTGCCGATGGGCGGAACGCGGCTGGCCGCTCGTCGTGCGTCGCACGCTGCCCGGTGAGTCCGGTGACTCCGGCGTGCCGCTCGGCATCCCGCTGCCGCCGTCGGCGGGCAAGCGGCGCATCGCGGTCAGCGTCGGCGCGGATGCGCTCGCGTCGGTCGGCGCGCCGCCGGCATTCGCCGCGGTGCTCGGCGCCGCGCCCGCCGCGTGGCGGCAACCGCTGCTCGACCTCGATGGGCTCGGCGCGCGCTGCGGCGTGCAGGGGCGCGTGTTCGGCAGCCTCGCGTGGCAGGCGCTGACGGGCGAACCGTACCTGACCGGCGCGTCGGATCTCGACGTGTTCTTTCCGCTGCCGGGCATTGCGCACGCCGCGACGCTGCTCGACGGACTCGCGGCGATCGACGCACACGCGCCGATGCACGTCGACGGCGAACTGCTGCGCGACGACGGCGCGGGCGTCAACTGGCGCGAACTGCACGCCGGCTTGCCGGACGTCGCGATCAAGACGGCCGACGGCGTCGCACTCGGTTCGGCCGCAGGCTTCCTCGCCGGGAGCGTGCAATGA
- a CDS encoding phospholipase D-like domain-containing protein — protein sequence MAPAMKPAAFLFAALCCAATAHATPIPSDAASVGAYFSYDNAAADATVGLIRNAQRRVLLAGYAYVPPAVAGALRDARGRGVEVRVVLARSARAGKYSGAGYLKGAGIDVAIDTRLDAPAPRFVIVDDNVVLTTLSDSAPAHAETVNVFERAPELAQSYAQSFWRLYRRAGGL from the coding sequence ATGGCGCCCGCCATGAAACCCGCCGCTTTCCTCTTCGCCGCGCTGTGCTGCGCGGCAACCGCCCATGCCACCCCGATTCCGTCCGACGCCGCGTCGGTCGGCGCGTATTTTTCGTATGACAACGCCGCGGCCGACGCGACCGTCGGCCTGATCCGCAACGCGCAGCGCCGCGTGCTGCTGGCCGGTTACGCGTACGTGCCGCCGGCGGTGGCCGGCGCGCTGCGCGACGCGCGCGGGCGCGGGGTCGAGGTGCGGGTCGTGCTGGCGCGCTCCGCGCGGGCCGGCAAGTACAGCGGCGCGGGCTACCTGAAGGGTGCGGGCATCGATGTCGCGATCGACACGCGGCTCGACGCACCGGCGCCGCGGTTCGTGATCGTCGACGACAACGTCGTGCTGACGACGCTGTCGGACAGTGCGCCGGCGCACGCCGAAACGGTGAACGTGTTCGAGCGCGCGCCCGAACTCGCGCAATCCTATGCGCAATCGTTCTGGCGTTTGTACCGGCGTGCGGGCGGGCTCTGA
- a CDS encoding phosphoribosyltransferase, producing MDRFLDRADAGRQLADALHEYAGRTDVVVLALPRGGVPVAFPVARALDAPLDVLVVRKLGVPYDPELAMGAIATGGAIYLQRSVIGSMDVSDAQLADVIARETVELQRREALYRGAWPPVPIEGRTVIVVDDGIATGASMRVALQALQALRERRPARVVAAAPVAPAGVQRKFDDLADAFVVVSHPLSFFGISQFYAHFEQTSDDEVRVLLDAARRAPDGGAAPA from the coding sequence ATGGATCGTTTTCTCGATCGCGCCGATGCGGGCCGCCAGCTCGCCGACGCATTGCACGAGTACGCGGGGCGCACCGACGTCGTGGTGCTCGCGTTGCCGCGCGGCGGCGTGCCGGTCGCGTTTCCGGTCGCCCGCGCGCTGGACGCGCCGCTCGACGTGCTGGTCGTGCGCAAGCTCGGCGTGCCGTACGATCCCGAGCTCGCGATGGGCGCGATCGCGACCGGCGGCGCGATCTATCTGCAGCGCTCGGTGATCGGGTCGATGGACGTGTCGGACGCGCAGCTCGCCGACGTGATCGCGCGCGAAACCGTCGAACTGCAGCGCCGCGAGGCGCTGTACCGCGGCGCGTGGCCGCCGGTGCCGATCGAAGGGCGCACGGTGATCGTCGTCGACGACGGCATCGCGACCGGCGCATCGATGCGTGTCGCGTTGCAGGCGCTGCAGGCGCTGCGCGAGCGCCGCCCGGCCCGCGTGGTGGCCGCGGCGCCGGTCGCGCCCGCCGGCGTGCAGCGCAAGTTCGACGATCTGGCCGACGCGTTCGTCGTGGTGTCGCATCCGCTGTCGTTCTTCGGGATCAGCCAGTTCTACGCGCATTTCGAGCAGACGAGCGACGACGAGGTGCGCGTACTGCTCGACGCGGCGCGCCGCGCGCCGGACGGCGGAGCGGCGCCTGCTTGA
- the mdcE gene encoding biotin-independent malonate decarboxylase subunit gamma has translation MTLDEVLVSLFPHGHAIVRDGGLLSGHAELAGTRVDVIGVADRLPFGIDEALRLASHVLATLERGGATPILVLVDSDSQRMSKRDELLGLNEGLSHLAKCLMHADLAGHRTIGLLYGHTAAGAFIATALATRALLAVPGADPEVMDLPSMARVTKLPLDVLKEKARSTPVFAPGLDNLVKMGAVDAVLDPARGLDAQVAEWLDRPADRVDRRAVRGRPVAADVAQRVYELARAAQ, from the coding sequence ATGACGCTCGATGAAGTCCTCGTGTCGCTGTTTCCGCACGGTCACGCGATCGTGCGCGACGGCGGCCTGCTGTCCGGCCACGCGGAGCTGGCCGGCACGCGCGTCGACGTAATCGGCGTCGCCGATCGGCTGCCGTTCGGCATCGACGAAGCGCTGCGGCTCGCGTCGCATGTGCTTGCCACGCTCGAGCGCGGCGGCGCGACGCCGATCCTCGTGCTCGTCGACAGCGACAGCCAGCGAATGAGCAAGCGCGACGAACTGCTCGGCCTGAACGAAGGCCTGTCGCATCTCGCGAAGTGCCTGATGCACGCGGACCTCGCCGGGCACCGGACGATCGGCCTGCTGTACGGCCACACGGCGGCCGGCGCGTTCATCGCGACCGCGCTCGCGACGCGCGCGCTGCTCGCGGTGCCGGGCGCTGATCCCGAAGTGATGGACCTGCCGTCGATGGCGCGCGTGACGAAGCTGCCGCTCGACGTGCTGAAGGAGAAGGCACGCTCGACGCCGGTGTTCGCGCCGGGGCTCGACAACCTCGTGAAGATGGGCGCGGTCGATGCGGTGCTCGATCCGGCCCGCGGGCTCGACGCGCAGGTCGCCGAATGGCTCGACCGCCCGGCCGACCGCGTCGACCGGCGCGCCGTGCGCGGCCGGCCGGTCGCGGCGGACGTCGCGCAGCGCGTATATGAACTCGCTCGCGCCGCGCAGTGA
- a CDS encoding acyltransferase domain-containing protein has translation MTLVILCSGQGGQRADMFDLTGAVPQADALFAHAGRLLGGDPRAWVRDAAPFALHENRAAQILCTLQALAAAALLEAAWPRRRCIAGYSVGEVASWSVAGLIDPHDALDLADARARAMDAASGGDERMAFVRGLPRTHLARLCANRGAAIAIANPGDAFVIAGRRDDVEAAAADASRDGAPRVAPVGVRIASHTPRLAPAVPAFRASLAAVRVRRPLPGARLFAGIDGASVLDVADGLDKLARQIAEPVEWAACLAACVEAGATAFLELGPGRALAEMAAGAYPALPARSLADFRSIDGATSWLARVAAR, from the coding sequence ATGACGCTCGTGATCCTGTGCTCCGGGCAAGGCGGCCAGCGCGCGGACATGTTCGACCTGACCGGCGCCGTGCCGCAGGCCGACGCGCTGTTCGCGCACGCGGGCCGGCTGCTCGGCGGCGACCCGCGCGCGTGGGTGCGCGACGCCGCACCGTTTGCGCTGCACGAAAACCGCGCGGCGCAGATCCTGTGCACGCTGCAGGCGCTCGCCGCGGCCGCGCTGCTTGAAGCCGCGTGGCCGCGCCGGCGCTGCATCGCCGGCTACAGCGTCGGCGAGGTCGCGTCGTGGAGCGTCGCGGGCCTGATCGATCCGCACGACGCGCTCGACCTCGCCGATGCGCGCGCCCGCGCGATGGACGCCGCGAGCGGCGGCGACGAACGGATGGCGTTCGTGCGCGGCTTGCCGCGTACCCATCTCGCGCGCTTGTGCGCGAACCGCGGCGCGGCGATCGCGATCGCCAACCCGGGCGACGCGTTCGTGATCGCCGGCCGGCGCGACGACGTCGAGGCGGCAGCCGCGGACGCGTCGCGCGACGGCGCGCCGCGCGTGGCGCCGGTAGGCGTGCGCATCGCGTCGCATACGCCGCGGCTCGCGCCGGCGGTGCCGGCGTTTCGCGCATCGCTGGCCGCGGTGCGCGTGCGGCGGCCGCTGCCGGGCGCGCGGCTGTTTGCGGGCATCGACGGCGCGTCGGTGCTCGATGTCGCCGACGGGCTCGACAAGCTCGCGCGCCAGATCGCCGAGCCGGTCGAATGGGCGGCCTGTCTCGCCGCTTGCGTGGAGGCCGGCGCGACGGCCTTTCTCGAACTCGGCCCGGGCCGCGCACTGGCCGAGATGGCGGCCGGCGCGTATCCGGCGCTGCCGGCGCGCAGCCTCGCCGATTTCCGTTCGATCGACGGCGCGACGAGCTGGCTCGCACGCGTCGCGGCACGCTGA